A genomic window from Sporosarcina sp. Marseille-Q4063 includes:
- a CDS encoding cell wall metabolism sensor histidine kinase WalK → MRIKYLYQQLASHLSVIIVAFLILSLVFSQYVEKFVYDSKTEELVTYGQNILADTERNQLNSSSILKSYGHILDGRDIQYSLFNENSVITYSTGQKTPLIELRDEEWQDIKNGNIITVKQDFNRFDEAVTFVLLPYFHNDRFIGGILLTSPIKGSRQVVSQMNTFLLYTTAIALVFSLLLSWILSTFHVRRIKRLQEATSLVSGGDYSVRIPSSNFDEISELAGDFNSMVEKLNDSMEEIKTLENRRRQFMADVSHELRTPLTTIRGIIEGMSNNMISEEEKAKGLGLASNETRRLIRLVNENLDYEKIRSNQIELHKQDIHLIELFEIIKDQLGDMAAERDNEIVISAESDVILHADYDRLTQILINITKNSIQFTENGVISLRGFEQNEHVMIEISDTGVGIDPADIEKIWSRFYKAILSRTTNPYGEFGLGLSIVKQLVMMHNGTIDVASDQGKGTKFTITLPK, encoded by the coding sequence TTGAGGATTAAATACTTATACCAACAACTTGCCAGTCACTTAAGCGTGATTATTGTCGCTTTCCTGATTTTAAGTTTAGTGTTTTCCCAGTACGTCGAGAAATTCGTTTACGACTCGAAAACTGAAGAACTCGTGACCTACGGGCAAAACATTTTGGCAGATACCGAAAGAAACCAACTTAATTCGAGCAGTATTTTAAAATCCTATGGACATATTCTCGATGGCCGAGATATTCAGTACAGCCTTTTCAATGAAAACTCGGTCATCACGTATTCAACCGGACAAAAAACGCCGCTCATTGAATTGCGGGATGAAGAATGGCAAGACATCAAAAATGGCAATATCATCACCGTTAAACAAGACTTCAACCGTTTTGATGAAGCCGTCACTTTTGTCTTGCTACCGTATTTTCATAACGACCGATTCATCGGCGGGATCCTGCTCACCTCTCCCATTAAAGGATCGCGTCAAGTCGTCTCGCAAATGAATACCTTTTTACTCTACACAACCGCCATTGCGCTCGTGTTTTCATTATTATTGAGTTGGATTCTATCCACCTTTCATGTCCGACGCATTAAACGACTTCAAGAAGCAACATCGCTTGTTTCAGGCGGGGATTATTCCGTACGCATTCCTTCCTCCAACTTCGATGAAATCAGCGAACTGGCGGGCGATTTCAATAGCATGGTGGAGAAACTGAATGACTCTATGGAAGAGATTAAAACATTGGAAAATCGGCGACGCCAATTCATGGCAGACGTCTCCCACGAATTAAGAACGCCGCTCACCACAATTCGCGGCATTATCGAGGGCATGAGCAACAACATGATTTCCGAAGAGGAAAAAGCAAAAGGACTAGGACTTGCCAGCAATGAAACACGACGTCTCATCCGCCTAGTCAATGAAAACTTGGATTACGAAAAAATTCGATCGAACCAAATCGAGCTGCATAAACAAGATATTCATCTCATCGAGTTATTTGAAATCATTAAAGATCAACTCGGCGATATGGCTGCTGAAAGGGACAATGAAATCGTTATTTCTGCAGAATCCGATGTGATTTTGCATGCGGATTATGACCGTTTGACGCAGATTTTGATTAACATCACCAAAAACAGCATTCAATTTACTGAGAACGGCGTTATATCTTTACGTGGATTTGAGCAAAATGAACATGTCATGATTGAAATTTCCGATACGGGCGTCGGCATCGATCCAGCTGATATTGAAAAAATATGGAGCCGCTTTTACAAGGCGATTTTATCGAGAACGACGAACCCTTATGGAGAATTCGGCCTGGGGTTAT
- a CDS encoding response regulator transcription factor, with translation MKILVIEDNESVSSMIELFFSKEGIEGEFVKDGLEGLKRARAGGWDCLIIDWMLPGMEGIMICRKLRAENYSGPIIMLTAKDSESDQVLGLEMGADDYVTKPFSPLTLMARIKAVTRRYSTHTAEPEQSGIIKTAHFIINQNTREVLLDGKPVQNLTPKEFDLLLHFVQHPKQVFSREQLLERVWGFDFYGDDRTVDVHIKRLRTKIATDTQPFFHTVWGVGYRFDETVGDST, from the coding sequence TTGAAAATTTTAGTAATTGAGGACAATGAAAGTGTCTCCTCGATGATTGAATTGTTTTTCTCGAAAGAAGGAATTGAAGGCGAATTCGTTAAAGACGGTCTTGAGGGCTTGAAACGGGCACGTGCAGGCGGTTGGGATTGCCTCATCATCGACTGGATGTTGCCCGGAATGGAAGGCATTATGATTTGCCGGAAATTACGCGCAGAAAATTATTCCGGCCCGATCATCATGCTCACCGCAAAAGACAGCGAATCCGACCAAGTGCTAGGCCTGGAAATGGGCGCGGATGATTATGTAACAAAACCATTCAGCCCATTAACATTAATGGCTCGAATAAAAGCCGTCACAAGGAGATACTCGACACATACAGCTGAACCAGAACAATCAGGAATCATCAAAACCGCTCATTTTATTATTAATCAAAACACGCGGGAAGTATTACTCGACGGAAAACCCGTCCAAAACTTAACGCCAAAAGAATTCGATCTGTTACTGCATTTCGTGCAACATCCAAAACAAGTATTTTCACGCGAACAACTATTAGAACGCGTTTGGGGTTTCGACTTTTACGGAGATGATCGAACGGTGGACGTCCACATTAAACGTTTGCGAACAAAAATCGCGACTGATACGCAGCCGTTTTTCCATACGGTTTGGGGCGTCGGGTATCGTTTCGATGAAACCGTTGGTGATTCCACTTGA